The sequence GGGAAAAGGATGTCAGTGTCGTCCTGATACACGGCACACCTCTCGGTGAGTGCTCAGGCCGGCTTGGCTGCCTTGGCGGCCTCTTTCTCTGCCCGGACCGTCTCTTCCCGCCGGTAGTTCTGTGGGCGGATCGAGGCGTAGTACGAGACCGGCTTGGACAGGCGCTGCTTGTCGAAGATGTTCGTCCGGGCTCGATCATAGGTGGAGAGTTCGAAGTCGTGATCCATCTTGATGGCGTCGAATGGACAGTACTCGGCGCACAACCCGCAGTTCATGCAGATGTCGACGTCGATGAAGAACTCCATCGGCGCCGGGATCGGCCGGCGTGTCTCCGGATTGACCGAACGCACAATCCAGATGCACTGCGGCGGGCAGACC is a genomic window of Anaerolineales bacterium containing:
- a CDS encoding 4Fe-4S binding protein, which gives rise to MYGSGVIKGMLVTGKHFLDTYIEDIRYLGRRSESLATRQSTKAKGVFTVQYPEERLPVPEEFRFIPFLVYEEGPDGQRQDRCTSCGICAKVCPPQCIWIVRSVNPETRRPIPAPMEFFIDVDICMNCGLCAEYCPFDAIKMDHDFELSTYDRARTNIFDKQRLSKPVSYYASIRPQNYRREETVRAEKEAAKAAKPA